One genomic region from Paramicrobacterium agarici encodes:
- a CDS encoding alpha-ketoacid dehydrogenase subunit beta yields the protein MPMAKALNAGLRAAMSADDNVLLMGEDIGPLGGVFRVTEGLHAEFGENRVLDTPLAESGIIGTAIGLAMNGFRPVCEIQFDGFVFPGFNQITTQLAKLTNKHMGALSMPVVIRIPYGGHIGAVEHHQESPETYFAHTPGLRVISPSTPNDAYWMIQEAIESNDPVVFFEPKSRYWQKGEVDVSAPAADLHASRVVRVGSDATLVAHGAMVTTALQAAELASAEGISLEVVDLRSISPIDYDPLLASVRKTGRLVVAQEASGFVSVGSEIAATVAERAFYSLEAPVLRVSGFDVPFPAARLEKEFLPDADRILEAVDRSLAY from the coding sequence ATGCCGATGGCCAAGGCGCTCAACGCCGGTCTTCGCGCCGCGATGTCCGCAGATGACAACGTTCTGCTCATGGGGGAAGACATCGGGCCGCTCGGCGGCGTCTTCCGCGTGACCGAGGGACTGCACGCCGAGTTCGGCGAGAACCGCGTTCTCGACACCCCGCTCGCCGAGTCGGGGATCATCGGCACCGCGATCGGCCTGGCGATGAACGGATTCCGCCCCGTCTGCGAAATTCAATTCGACGGCTTCGTCTTTCCAGGCTTCAACCAGATCACGACGCAGTTGGCGAAGCTCACCAACAAGCACATGGGTGCGCTGTCGATGCCCGTGGTGATCCGCATTCCCTACGGCGGCCACATCGGAGCCGTCGAGCACCACCAGGAGAGCCCCGAGACATACTTCGCGCACACTCCCGGCTTGCGCGTGATCAGCCCGTCGACGCCGAATGACGCGTACTGGATGATCCAGGAGGCCATCGAGTCGAATGACCCGGTCGTCTTCTTCGAGCCCAAGAGCCGGTACTGGCAGAAGGGCGAGGTCGACGTCTCGGCACCCGCCGCGGATCTGCACGCGAGCCGGGTCGTGCGGGTGGGCAGCGATGCGACGCTCGTCGCCCATGGCGCCATGGTGACGACGGCGCTGCAGGCAGCCGAGCTGGCGTCTGCAGAGGGAATCAGTCTTGAGGTGGTCGACCTGCGCTCCATCTCGCCGATCGACTATGACCCGCTTCTCGCGAGCGTGCGCAAGACGGGAAGGCTCGTCGTCGCTCAAGAAGCATCCGGGTTCGTCTCTGTCGGCTCCGAGATCGCCGCGACCGTCGCCGAGCGCGCCTTCTACTCGCTTGAGGCGCCCGTGCTGCGGGTGTCTGGCTTTGACGTTCCGTTTCCCGCCGCGCGACTCGAGAAGGAGTTCCTTCCCGATGCCGACCGCATTCTCGAGGCCGTCGACCGGTCTCTCGCCTACTAG
- a CDS encoding dihydrolipoamide acetyltransferase family protein: MSESEFPLPDVGEGLTEAEIVQWKVAPGDTVELNQVLVEIETAKSLVELPSPFEGTIGKILVDEGTTVDVGTPIVTVQGADAAPEPVREAEEVAADTQTTIEDDESGEGSVLVGYGTGAGAPSRRRKKRKPVAAPRPPASVPAAAAGPIIAKPPIRKLAKDLGVDLSTVEGTGLAGEITRDDVVRHAGQASVFRNIETPEWSEDREERVPVKGVRKQIAQAMVSSKFQAPHVSVFVDVDATRTMEFVKRLKASTDFAGVKVSPLLIMARAMIWAVRRNPSVNATWTDEEIIIHHYVNLGIAAATPRGLLVPNVKEAQSMTLLELATALEQLTLTARDGKTQPSDMQNGTITLTNIGVFGMDTGTPILNPGEVGIVAMGTIKQKPWVVDGEVRPRFVTTIGGSFDHRVVDGDVVSRFIADVASIIEEPALLLD, from the coding sequence ATGAGCGAGTCAGAGTTTCCCCTCCCCGACGTCGGCGAGGGTCTCACCGAGGCCGAGATCGTGCAGTGGAAAGTCGCTCCCGGCGACACCGTCGAGCTCAATCAGGTGCTCGTCGAGATCGAGACGGCCAAATCGCTTGTCGAACTGCCGTCGCCGTTCGAGGGAACGATCGGCAAGATTCTCGTTGACGAGGGCACCACGGTCGATGTGGGCACGCCGATCGTGACGGTGCAGGGGGCGGATGCTGCGCCCGAACCCGTGCGTGAGGCCGAAGAGGTCGCCGCAGACACTCAGACGACGATCGAGGACGACGAGTCCGGCGAGGGCTCCGTGCTCGTGGGATACGGCACAGGGGCAGGCGCGCCGAGTCGTCGCCGCAAGAAGCGCAAGCCGGTCGCGGCGCCACGCCCCCCGGCATCCGTTCCGGCAGCGGCAGCAGGGCCGATCATCGCGAAGCCGCCGATTCGCAAGCTCGCAAAGGATCTCGGCGTCGACCTGAGCACCGTCGAAGGGACGGGACTCGCGGGGGAGATCACGCGCGACGACGTCGTGCGGCACGCGGGACAGGCGAGCGTGTTCCGCAACATCGAGACACCGGAATGGAGCGAGGACCGCGAGGAGCGCGTCCCCGTCAAGGGCGTGCGCAAGCAGATCGCGCAAGCGATGGTGTCGTCGAAGTTCCAGGCTCCGCACGTCAGCGTGTTCGTCGACGTCGATGCAACGCGCACGATGGAGTTCGTCAAGCGCCTCAAGGCATCAACGGACTTCGCCGGTGTCAAGGTCTCGCCCCTGCTGATCATGGCCAGGGCGATGATCTGGGCTGTGCGCCGCAACCCGAGCGTCAATGCGACGTGGACGGATGAAGAAATCATCATTCACCACTACGTCAATCTCGGCATCGCTGCGGCGACGCCGAGGGGCCTGCTCGTGCCGAACGTCAAGGAAGCACAGTCGATGACGCTGCTCGAGCTCGCAACGGCGCTGGAGCAGCTGACGCTCACTGCGCGAGATGGCAAGACGCAGCCGAGCGACATGCAGAACGGCACCATCACGCTCACGAACATCGGCGTGTTCGGCATGGACACGGGGACGCCGATTCTCAATCCTGGCGAAGTTGGAATCGTCGCCATGGGAACGATCAAGCAGAAGCCCTGGGTTGTCGATGGCGAGGTGCGTCCGCGTTTCGTCACGACGATTGGAGGGTCGTTCGATCACCGCGTCGTTGACGGCGATGTCGTTTCTCGCTTCATCGCTGACGTGGCATCCATCATCGAGGAGCCAGCACTACTTCTTGACTGA
- a CDS encoding phage holin family protein, protein MRFLLQVIINGVAIWLTTLIVGGITMTSFGDEWWQVGLSYGVVGLIFAIVNGIVRPIIKVVAFPIYILTLGLISFIVNGLLLLLTAWLSGLFGFGLHVDGFWWGVLGALVIGIINWFIGLFVRPKRGRS, encoded by the coding sequence ATGCGATTCCTCCTGCAGGTGATCATCAACGGCGTTGCCATTTGGCTCACAACGCTCATTGTCGGTGGCATTACGATGACCTCGTTCGGCGATGAGTGGTGGCAGGTCGGCCTGAGCTACGGCGTCGTCGGGCTGATCTTCGCGATTGTCAACGGCATCGTCAGACCAATAATCAAGGTCGTCGCTTTTCCCATCTACATCCTCACGCTCGGCCTCATCTCGTTCATCGTCAACGGGCTCCTTCTGCTTCTCACCGCATGGCTGAGCGGCCTGTTCGGCTTCGGGCTTCACGTCGACGGCTTCTGGTGGGGGGTGCTCGGGGCACTTGTGATCGGCATCATCAACTGGTTCATCGGGCTCTTCGTGCGCCCCAAGCGAGGGCGCTCCTAG
- a CDS encoding ROK family transcriptional regulator: MDPRLLSSSAALRRESAALPGHTRAHNRALVLQMLYRGTPLSRADIARESGLTRVTVSDLVGDLLREGLIVERGIRPSNGPGKPAVLLEMARDNQQIVAIDLSGHDVFRAVLTNLDGEISEEVSIPSPGVTGDEAASLVDDLLEWALQLTTAPVLGVGIGVPGIVDRDQVVRRSISLDWTNRSLAPALSTRFGVPVSVANDANVAVLAEHSFASGGDDLLLVKIGRGVGGGLLLDGRPVLGSRLTAGEIGRVLVCPSTGSEAVALESLITAPTLRKQIEKAVIAGETADAALQRAGQVLGSALAPLITSLGLTSVVLTGPSEVIGDVLIDATREAVDASTADDVDHVDIHVTPLGPDIVLRGAAALVLSERLGIV; encoded by the coding sequence ATGGACCCGCGGCTGCTCTCGTCATCCGCTGCCCTGCGACGTGAATCAGCCGCGCTCCCTGGCCACACGCGTGCCCACAACCGCGCGCTCGTGCTGCAGATGCTCTACCGCGGCACCCCGCTCAGTCGCGCCGACATCGCACGAGAATCGGGGCTGACGCGCGTCACGGTCTCGGACCTCGTGGGAGATCTGCTGCGCGAAGGACTGATTGTCGAGCGGGGAATCCGCCCGTCAAACGGTCCGGGCAAGCCGGCGGTGCTGCTCGAGATGGCTCGCGACAACCAGCAGATCGTCGCGATCGATCTCAGCGGCCACGACGTGTTCCGCGCCGTGCTCACCAACCTCGACGGTGAGATCTCCGAAGAGGTATCGATTCCGTCGCCCGGTGTCACGGGCGACGAAGCGGCGTCGCTTGTCGACGACCTTCTTGAGTGGGCGCTGCAGCTGACAACCGCTCCTGTTCTCGGTGTCGGAATCGGCGTGCCCGGCATCGTCGACCGCGACCAGGTCGTGCGCCGCAGCATCTCGCTCGACTGGACGAACCGCTCTCTGGCTCCCGCTCTCTCAACGCGTTTCGGCGTGCCCGTCTCGGTGGCCAACGACGCCAACGTCGCCGTACTCGCCGAGCACAGCTTCGCTTCAGGAGGCGACGACCTCTTGCTTGTGAAGATCGGCCGCGGCGTCGGAGGCGGCCTGCTGCTCGACGGCCGCCCCGTTCTCGGATCACGATTGACCGCTGGCGAGATCGGCCGGGTGCTCGTGTGTCCGAGTACCGGCAGTGAAGCCGTCGCGCTCGAATCGCTCATCACGGCTCCCACACTGCGCAAGCAGATCGAGAAGGCGGTCATCGCAGGCGAGACAGCGGATGCTGCGCTGCAGCGTGCCGGTCAGGTGCTCGGCTCTGCGCTCGCGCCCCTCATCACATCACTCGGTCTCACATCTGTTGTGCTCACGGGCCCGAGCGAGGTGATCGGCGACGTCCTGATCGACGCCACGCGTGAGGCAGTCGACGCGAGCACGGCCGATGACGTCGACCACGTCGATATCCATGTCACGCCGCTCGGCCCAGATATCGTGCTGCGAGGAGCCGCCGCGCTCGTGCTCTCTGAACGCCTTGGCATCGTGTAA
- a CDS encoding thiamine pyrophosphate-dependent enzyme, with protein MLAADGTFAPTPAAERYLPILDSLTDADHRRFYRDMAVTRAFDIEAANLQRQGQLALWAPSHGQEAAQVGSAHAARGQDTIFPSYREHAVAMIRGVDPVGILALFRGVTLGGWDPTDPANGNVRLYTLVLGTQALHASGYGMGLTFRGETATGDPDADKAVMVYFGDGSTSEGDVNEAMIFAASYQNPQVFFLQNNQWAISVPVTRQSRTPLFQRAAGFGLDSVHVDGNDVLASYAVSRTHLENARSGEGPQFIEADTYRIGAHTTSDDPTKYRANDELDTWVARDPIVRFGTWLREQGAPQSLFDEVDAEAKDVAADARRRCLTLPDPDRDQMFDFVYSEDHPLTDDQADWLEQYEASLEGSADR; from the coding sequence ATGCTCGCAGCGGACGGCACGTTCGCTCCGACTCCGGCGGCCGAAAGGTACCTTCCGATTCTCGACTCCCTGACGGACGCCGACCATCGCCGGTTCTACCGGGACATGGCCGTGACACGCGCCTTCGACATCGAAGCGGCGAACCTGCAGAGGCAGGGGCAGCTAGCGCTCTGGGCGCCGAGCCATGGGCAGGAGGCAGCGCAAGTCGGGTCAGCGCACGCGGCGCGCGGGCAGGACACGATCTTTCCGTCGTACCGCGAGCACGCCGTCGCCATGATCCGCGGCGTCGACCCCGTCGGCATCCTGGCCCTCTTTCGCGGCGTGACGCTCGGCGGCTGGGACCCGACAGACCCCGCGAACGGCAACGTGCGGCTGTACACGCTCGTGCTCGGCACCCAAGCGCTGCACGCGAGCGGCTACGGCATGGGCCTCACCTTCCGTGGCGAGACAGCGACGGGCGATCCTGACGCAGACAAAGCCGTCATGGTGTACTTTGGCGACGGCTCGACGAGCGAGGGCGACGTCAACGAGGCAATGATCTTCGCGGCGAGCTACCAGAACCCCCAGGTGTTCTTCTTGCAGAACAACCAGTGGGCGATCTCAGTGCCGGTCACGCGGCAGTCGCGTACACCGCTGTTCCAGCGTGCGGCGGGCTTCGGGCTCGACAGCGTGCACGTTGACGGAAACGACGTTCTGGCCAGTTACGCAGTGTCGCGCACGCATCTCGAGAACGCCCGCAGCGGCGAGGGCCCGCAGTTCATCGAGGCCGACACGTATCGGATCGGCGCGCACACGACGAGCGATGACCCGACGAAGTACCGGGCAAACGACGAGCTCGACACGTGGGTCGCTCGTGACCCGATCGTGCGCTTCGGCACCTGGCTGCGCGAGCAGGGAGCTCCGCAGAGCCTCTTCGACGAGGTCGACGCCGAGGCCAAAGACGTCGCCGCTGACGCGCGACGTCGCTGCCTCACGCTGCCCGACCCCGATCGAGACCAGATGTTCGACTTCGTCTACAGCGAGGATCATCCGCTCACCGATGATCAGGCGGACTGGCTTGAGCAGTACGAGGCGAGCCTTGAAGGGAGTGCAGACAGGTGA
- a CDS encoding GrpB family protein — protein sequence MPTVRDITTFFDVDPPPGESPWVVAPAAQPIDIVEFDEEWPALYAEQESQIRRHLGAHVLDIAHVGSTSVPGLPSKQVLDIDLIVADPSDEPAWLPALTDAGFVLTVREPWWFEHRCLKASDQSVNLHVFGPDAAEPWKHRIFRDHLRRDEHDRMLYADAKRAAASRATERRETVMEYNRRKQKVIREIYARAFRATGLTDEPR from the coding sequence ATGCCTACGGTGCGCGACATCACGACGTTCTTCGACGTCGACCCTCCCCCTGGAGAATCCCCGTGGGTGGTGGCGCCCGCAGCGCAGCCGATCGACATCGTCGAATTCGACGAGGAGTGGCCCGCGCTGTACGCCGAACAGGAGTCACAGATTCGTCGCCATCTCGGAGCGCACGTTCTCGATATCGCTCACGTCGGGTCAACGTCCGTCCCGGGCTTGCCCTCGAAGCAGGTGCTCGACATCGACCTCATCGTCGCCGATCCCTCAGACGAGCCGGCCTGGCTTCCTGCGCTCACCGATGCCGGCTTCGTGCTGACCGTGCGCGAGCCGTGGTGGTTCGAGCATCGTTGCCTCAAAGCCTCCGATCAGTCGGTCAATCTGCATGTCTTCGGCCCCGACGCCGCCGAGCCGTGGAAGCACCGCATCTTTCGCGACCACCTGCGACGAGATGAGCACGATCGGATGCTGTACGCAGACGCGAAACGCGCCGCGGCGTCCAGGGCAACAGAACGTCGCGAGACGGTGATGGAGTACAACCGCCGCAAGCAGAAGGTCATCCGCGAGATCTATGCACGGGCCTTCCGGGCTACCGGCTTGACGGACGAGCCGCGATGA
- a CDS encoding quaternary amine ABC transporter ATP-binding protein codes for MSETVALKAQNLYKVFGRRPKEVIKRLKAGESRDSLTALGTAAVIDASFEVTQGEIFVVMGLSGSGKSTLIRMLNGLWDTSEGSVTIGDTAITGISDKELRTVRRKRISMVFQHFALLPHRTVLDNVAYGLEIQGMSKAERQQKALEWVERVGLKGWEDKLPSQLSGGMQQRVGLARALSADTDILLMDEAFSALDPLIRREMQEQLVELQQELGKTIIFITHDLNEAMFLGDRIAVMRDGRIVQIGAPDDILTDPANDYVAQFVQDVDRARVLTASGVMEPARSVITATAGPRGALRTMRDLQTSAAFVVGHGRKLLGVVRDRDVMRAVKDNEKDIMSILRHDTPTVAPDQHLVDLFGISAESTLPVAVVDENERLLGAIPRVTLLASLGNVPSTTTEIPVVEPPVTVPVEAMTETLRETAGEEVTADEAAAASEGSAS; via the coding sequence GTGTCAGAAACTGTCGCGCTTAAAGCGCAGAATCTCTACAAAGTCTTCGGGCGGCGCCCCAAAGAGGTCATCAAGCGACTCAAGGCCGGCGAATCGCGTGATTCGCTGACCGCGCTGGGCACCGCCGCCGTCATCGACGCTAGCTTCGAGGTCACGCAGGGCGAGATCTTCGTCGTCATGGGGCTCAGCGGTTCCGGAAAGTCGACGTTGATCCGCATGCTCAACGGCCTCTGGGACACGAGCGAGGGCTCCGTCACTATCGGCGATACCGCGATCACCGGCATCTCTGACAAGGAGCTTCGCACCGTGCGCCGCAAGCGCATCTCGATGGTCTTTCAGCACTTCGCCCTTCTGCCGCACCGTACGGTGCTGGACAACGTGGCGTACGGGCTGGAAATCCAGGGGATGTCCAAGGCCGAGCGCCAGCAGAAGGCCCTGGAATGGGTTGAGCGTGTCGGTCTGAAAGGCTGGGAAGACAAGCTTCCCAGCCAGCTCTCCGGCGGCATGCAGCAGCGTGTCGGCCTCGCACGCGCGCTTTCTGCCGACACCGACATCCTGCTCATGGATGAGGCGTTCTCAGCTCTCGACCCGCTCATCCGGCGCGAGATGCAAGAACAGCTCGTCGAGCTGCAGCAGGAGCTCGGCAAGACCATCATCTTCATCACGCATGATCTCAACGAGGCAATGTTCCTCGGGGACCGCATTGCCGTGATGCGCGACGGTCGCATCGTGCAGATTGGCGCACCCGACGACATCCTCACGGACCCCGCGAACGACTACGTCGCCCAGTTCGTACAGGATGTTGACCGCGCGCGTGTGCTGACAGCATCCGGAGTCATGGAACCTGCCCGGTCGGTCATCACGGCGACCGCCGGGCCACGCGGCGCTCTGCGCACCATGCGCGATCTGCAGACGTCTGCGGCGTTCGTCGTCGGCCATGGCCGTAAGCTGCTCGGCGTCGTCCGCGACCGCGACGTCATGCGCGCGGTCAAAGACAACGAGAAGGACATCATGTCGATCCTGCGGCACGACACACCGACCGTCGCTCCGGATCAGCATCTCGTCGACCTGTTCGGTATCTCGGCGGAATCGACGTTGCCCGTGGCGGTTGTCGACGAGAACGAGCGCCTTCTCGGCGCGATCCCCCGCGTCACGCTGCTGGCCTCGCTCGGCAACGTTCCGTCGACGACCACCGAGATTCCGGTCGTCGAGCCTCCCGTGACCGTACCTGTCGAAGCAATGACCGAGACGCTGCGTGAGACCGCGGGCGAAGAAGTGACTGCCGACGAAGCAGCCGCCGCAAGCGAAGGGAGCGCCAGCTGA
- a CDS encoding low molecular weight protein-tyrosine-phosphatase yields MSRGSEIVPFSICFVCAGNICRSPMAEIVFLTRVEQAGLAQWVTATSAGIGDWHVGERADQRTLDALATRGYDGSKHRAKQFDGAWFPTLDLVVALDRTHLRSLQHSAPTASDQEKVSLLMSFDASANGIWDVPDPYYSDTQTFDRVLGMIERASLALFRQLEPAIRQGALR; encoded by the coding sequence ATGTCCCGCGGCTCCGAGATCGTTCCCTTTTCGATCTGCTTCGTCTGCGCGGGCAACATCTGCCGTTCCCCCATGGCCGAGATCGTCTTTCTCACACGCGTCGAGCAAGCAGGTCTGGCACAGTGGGTCACCGCGACCTCAGCGGGCATCGGCGACTGGCACGTGGGCGAACGCGCGGACCAGCGAACGCTCGATGCCCTCGCCACGCGAGGATATGACGGGTCGAAGCATCGGGCGAAGCAGTTCGACGGCGCGTGGTTTCCCACCCTCGATCTCGTGGTCGCCCTCGACCGCACTCATCTGCGCTCCTTGCAGCACAGCGCGCCGACAGCATCCGACCAAGAAAAGGTATCGCTGCTGATGTCGTTCGACGCGTCCGCGAACGGAATCTGGGACGTCCCCGACCCGTACTACTCAGATACGCAAACCTTCGACCGGGTTCTTGGGATGATAGAGAGAGCGAGCCTGGCTCTGTTCCGCCAGCTCGAGCCCGCTATCCGACAGGGAGCCCTTCGATGA
- the purB gene encoding adenylosuccinate lyase, whose translation MTPLPPQPLSPLDGRYRAAVTDLGEHLSEAGLNRARVRVEVEWLLYLTAHSMFGSRPLSSEEAASLRALVTDFGQAEIDRLAEFEATTRHDVKAVEYLVRERLSELGLNHIAELTHFACTSEDINNLSYALTVKDAVQNVWLPKYRGVIAALRELATTYRDAPMLSHTHGQPATPSTMGREIAVTVYRLERILTQIEASEYLGKFSGATGDFAAHVVADPDADWPAISREFVESLGLTWNPLTTQIESHDWQAELYSRIAHAGRVLHNLATDVWTYISMGYFRQIPQAGATGSSTMPHKVNPIRFENAEANLELSCALLDSLASTLVTSRLQRDLTDSTTQRNIGVALGHSLLALDNIGRGLREIDLDRDALLADLDSNWEVLGEAIQTVIRAEVTAGRSQISDPYALLKELTRGKRIGHADLVEFVSGLDIGDEAKQRLLALTAQAYIGLAESQVDALGAPR comes from the coding sequence ATGACACCACTTCCGCCTCAGCCGCTCAGCCCTCTCGATGGCCGCTATCGCGCCGCCGTCACCGACCTGGGAGAACACCTGAGTGAGGCGGGACTCAACCGTGCACGTGTGAGAGTCGAGGTCGAGTGGCTGCTCTACCTCACGGCGCACAGCATGTTCGGCTCGCGGCCGCTGTCCAGTGAGGAGGCGGCGTCGCTGCGCGCGCTCGTCACCGACTTCGGGCAGGCCGAGATCGACCGGCTCGCGGAGTTCGAGGCCACGACGCGACACGACGTGAAGGCGGTCGAGTACCTCGTGCGCGAGCGTCTCTCCGAGCTCGGTCTCAATCACATCGCCGAGCTCACGCACTTCGCGTGCACGAGCGAAGACATCAACAATCTGTCGTACGCGCTCACGGTGAAGGATGCCGTTCAGAACGTGTGGCTGCCGAAGTACCGGGGCGTCATCGCCGCGCTGCGCGAGCTGGCCACGACGTACCGCGACGCGCCGATGCTGTCGCACACGCATGGACAGCCCGCGACGCCGAGCACGATGGGGCGCGAGATCGCGGTGACCGTGTACCGCCTCGAGCGCATCCTGACGCAGATCGAAGCGAGCGAGTACCTCGGCAAGTTCTCGGGAGCGACGGGCGACTTCGCTGCACACGTCGTGGCAGATCCGGATGCTGACTGGCCGGCCATCTCGCGCGAGTTCGTCGAGTCTCTCGGGCTCACGTGGAACCCGCTCACGACGCAGATCGAATCACACGACTGGCAGGCAGAACTGTACTCCCGCATCGCTCATGCGGGTCGCGTGCTGCACAATCTCGCGACTGACGTGTGGACGTACATCTCGATGGGGTACTTCCGTCAGATTCCGCAGGCCGGGGCGACGGGCTCGTCGACGATGCCGCACAAGGTCAATCCGATCCGCTTCGAGAACGCCGAGGCGAACCTCGAACTCTCGTGCGCGCTGCTCGACTCGCTCGCGTCGACGCTCGTCACATCGCGACTGCAGCGCGACCTCACGGACTCCACAACGCAGCGCAACATCGGGGTCGCGCTCGGCCACTCCCTGCTCGCGCTCGACAACATCGGGCGCGGCCTGCGCGAGATCGACCTCGATCGCGACGCGCTGCTGGCAGATCTCGACAGCAACTGGGAAGTTCTCGGCGAGGCGATCCAGACCGTCATCCGTGCGGAGGTCACCGCGGGGCGCTCCCAGATCAGCGACCCCTACGCCCTGCTCAAAGAACTCACTCGCGGCAAGCGCATCGGTCACGCCGACCTCGTGGAATTCGTCTCGGGGCTCGACATCGGCGACGAGGCGAAGCAGCGTCTGCTTGCGCTTACCGCGCAGGCGTACATCGGCCTCGCCGAATCGCAGGTCGACGCACTCGGCGCCCCGCGCTGA
- a CDS encoding pyridoxal phosphate-dependent aminotransferase yields the protein MNAPEVSRRLPDATHVRLRPEILATPPYRQGKPAAADAFKLSSNENPFPPLPGVIDAIVAASDVNRYPDAAATALRQRLAAEHGVDENEIHVGAGSVALLSQFIQAAAGPGDEVLYSWRSFEAYPGLVTVAGATSVQVPNTPDGEHDLDAMAAAITDRTRVLIVCTPNNPTGTTVSADDFDAFMARVPESVLVLLDEAYVEFVRDDAAVNGLDVVGRYANLVILRTFSKAYGLAGLRVGWAIGPVRLLDAARASAIPLSVTGTAQAAAIASLDSADELLERVEQLVVRREHVVSALRAQGWSVPDTQANFVWLPTGDQTDAAAAALAEHGIVSRPFAGSGIRISIGEPESVDKLLAATDGIVKTLPSGHGARTIG from the coding sequence GTGAATGCCCCCGAAGTATCCCGCCGGCTTCCCGATGCGACGCACGTTCGACTGCGTCCGGAGATCCTCGCGACTCCCCCCTATCGTCAGGGCAAGCCCGCGGCCGCCGATGCCTTCAAGCTCTCGAGCAACGAGAACCCCTTTCCGCCGCTTCCCGGCGTGATCGACGCCATCGTCGCGGCAAGCGATGTCAACCGCTACCCGGATGCCGCGGCGACGGCATTGCGCCAGCGCCTTGCCGCGGAGCACGGTGTCGACGAAAACGAGATCCACGTGGGCGCGGGCTCTGTCGCTCTGCTCTCGCAGTTCATTCAGGCCGCTGCAGGACCCGGCGACGAGGTGCTTTATTCGTGGCGCAGCTTCGAGGCCTACCCAGGACTCGTCACCGTGGCGGGAGCCACGAGCGTGCAGGTGCCCAACACACCTGACGGCGAGCACGACCTCGACGCGATGGCTGCTGCGATCACCGATCGCACGCGGGTGCTGATCGTCTGCACCCCGAATAACCCCACGGGAACGACGGTCAGCGCCGACGACTTCGACGCATTCATGGCGCGGGTGCCTGAGAGCGTTCTGGTTCTGCTTGACGAGGCGTACGTCGAATTCGTGCGTGATGACGCTGCTGTGAACGGTCTCGACGTCGTCGGGCGGTACGCCAACCTCGTCATACTGCGAACGTTCTCAAAGGCGTACGGACTGGCGGGTCTGCGCGTGGGCTGGGCGATTGGGCCCGTGCGCCTTCTCGATGCCGCACGCGCATCTGCGATACCCCTCTCGGTCACCGGAACCGCGCAAGCGGCAGCGATCGCGTCGCTCGACAGCGCAGACGAGCTCCTCGAGCGCGTCGAGCAGCTCGTCGTACGCCGCGAGCACGTCGTCTCTGCTCTGCGCGCGCAGGGCTGGTCCGTTCCAGACACGCAGGCCAATTTCGTCTGGCTGCCGACGGGAGACCAGACGGATGCTGCCGCGGCAGCGCTCGCGGAGCACGGCATTGTCTCGCGGCCCTTCGCCGGTTCCGGCATCCGCATCAGTATCGGTGAGCCGGAGTCTGTCGATAAGCTCCTAGCGGCGACCGATGGGATTGTGAAAACCCTCCCATCCGGTCACGGCGCAAGGACCATAGGTTAG